A region from the Methylocystis iwaonis genome encodes:
- a CDS encoding HlyC/CorC family transporter, with product MHGLDTGGGGSFAWTDVLVVIACVLLSAFFSGSETALTAASHARMHTLEKEGDKRAGTVNRLLRQRNRMIAALLLGSTLVNIGGSAFTTSVLTAVAGENGAVYATILMTVLLLVFAEVLPKTLAINHPDAMSLRVARFITPFVSIFGPLLAAVEWIVRSVLGLVGVEIGHGRTVISPYEELKGAVDILHEEGEVERSARDMFGGVLDLQVLHVADVMIHRTKMRTIDADLPPVQIVREVLSSPFTRLPLWRERPDNFVGVLHSKDLLRALDAAGGDAAKIDVDEVMFAPWFVPEATTLEDQLEAFLKRKTHFALVVDEYGEVMGLVTLEDILEEIVGDIRDEHDLAVQGVRPQPDGSVLVDGAVPVRDLNRVMAWSLPDEEATTIAGLVIHEAGAIPEAGQVFTFHGFRFEVMRRIRNRVTALRVTPQEAEAGI from the coding sequence ATGCATGGGCTCGACACCGGGGGCGGCGGGTCTTTCGCGTGGACGGACGTGCTCGTCGTCATCGCCTGCGTTCTGCTGTCGGCTTTCTTCTCCGGCTCCGAGACGGCGCTGACGGCGGCCTCGCACGCCCGCATGCATACGCTCGAAAAAGAGGGCGACAAGCGCGCCGGAACCGTCAACCGCCTGCTGCGCCAGCGCAACCGCATGATCGCGGCGCTGCTGCTCGGCAGCACTCTGGTGAATATTGGCGGCTCGGCCTTCACCACGAGCGTGCTGACGGCGGTCGCTGGAGAGAACGGCGCGGTCTATGCGACGATCCTCATGACGGTTTTGCTTCTGGTCTTTGCCGAGGTTCTCCCGAAAACCCTCGCGATCAATCACCCCGACGCCATGTCGCTGCGCGTCGCGCGCTTCATCACGCCTTTTGTTTCCATCTTCGGGCCGTTGCTCGCGGCGGTGGAATGGATCGTGCGGTCCGTGCTGGGTCTCGTGGGCGTGGAGATCGGCCACGGCCGAACGGTGATCTCGCCCTATGAGGAGCTCAAGGGCGCGGTCGATATTCTGCATGAAGAGGGCGAGGTCGAGCGCTCGGCGCGCGATATGTTCGGCGGCGTGCTCGATTTGCAGGTGCTGCATGTCGCGGATGTGATGATCCACCGCACCAAAATGCGCACGATCGACGCCGACCTTCCTCCTGTCCAGATCGTGCGCGAGGTGCTGTCGTCGCCGTTTACGCGCCTGCCGCTGTGGCGGGAGCGGCCGGATAATTTCGTCGGCGTGCTGCATTCGAAGGATCTGCTGCGGGCGCTGGACGCCGCTGGCGGCGACGCCGCGAAGATCGACGTCGACGAGGTGATGTTCGCCCCCTGGTTCGTGCCGGAGGCGACGACGCTCGAAGATCAGCTCGAGGCCTTCCTCAAGCGCAAGACGCATTTCGCGCTGGTCGTCGATGAATATGGCGAGGTGATGGGCCTCGTCACGCTCGAAGACATTCTGGAGGAGATCGTCGGCGACATCCGTGACGAGCACGATCTCGCCGTGCAGGGCGTTCGACCGCAACCGGACGGTTCGGTTCTGGTCGATGGCGCAGTGCCGGTGCGCGATCTCAACCGCGTCATGGCCTGGAGCCTGCCGGACGAGGAGGCGACGACCATCGCCGGCCTCGTGATCCACGAGGCGGGCGCGATCCCCGAGGCCGGCCAGGTCTTCACCTTTCACGGCTTCCGCTTCGAGGTGATGCGCCGGATCCGAAATCGCGTGACCGCGCTGCGGGTGACGCCGCAGGAGGCCGAGGCGGGGATTTGA